In Moorella sp. Hama-1, a single genomic region encodes these proteins:
- a CDS encoding LytR/AlgR family response regulator transcription factor: MSFTAVVVDDEPLARDELKYLLSARGECRVVGEAEDAEGALLLVERLHPDVVFLDIEMRGMSGYDAARRMLASPRPPLVVFATAYNEYAVDAFELGAVDYLLKPFEAERLARTIARIKNLKEREEDWQEAVARVARLLEGNHRQEVKKLPVEKNGEIKLLDYGEIIYGRARHGAVEVFTAGDYYTFGGTMAELEERLNREGFFRVHKSYLVNLKRVAGVLPWFKGTYWLVMGDRRQTQIPVGKGQVKELKRLLGLG; this comes from the coding sequence ATGAGCTTTACCGCTGTTGTGGTTGACGACGAACCCCTGGCTCGGGATGAGTTGAAATACCTCCTCTCCGCCCGCGGGGAGTGCCGGGTCGTCGGCGAAGCCGAGGACGCTGAGGGAGCCCTGCTACTGGTGGAGCGGTTGCACCCGGACGTAGTCTTTCTGGATATCGAGATGCGGGGTATGTCCGGTTACGATGCCGCCCGGCGGATGCTCGCCTCCCCCCGGCCGCCTCTGGTTGTCTTCGCCACCGCCTACAACGAATACGCCGTTGACGCCTTTGAACTGGGGGCTGTAGATTACCTGTTGAAACCCTTTGAGGCGGAGCGCCTGGCAAGGACCATCGCCCGTATTAAAAACCTCAAAGAGAGGGAAGAAGACTGGCAGGAGGCCGTGGCCCGGGTGGCGCGGTTACTGGAAGGTAACCACCGGCAGGAGGTTAAAAAACTGCCGGTGGAGAAAAACGGGGAAATCAAACTCCTGGACTACGGCGAGATTATTTACGGCCGGGCCAGGCACGGCGCGGTGGAGGTCTTTACGGCCGGCGATTATTACACCTTTGGCGGCACCATGGCCGAACTGGAGGAACGTTTAAACCGGGAGGGCTTTTTCCGGGTCCACAAGAGCTACCTGGTCAACCTGAAGCGCGTGGCAGGAGTGTTGCCCTGGTTTAAGGGGACCTACTGGTTGGTCATGGGCGACCGCCGGCAAACCCAAATCCCCGTCGGCAAAGGCCAGGTGAAGGAGTTGAAAAGACTTTTGGGGCTAGGCTAA